GCCGCGGGATCGGGACGACGATTTTTCACTCTTCGATGCGCTGGGCGCGGCTGCGCGGAGCGAAGAGGGCCTGGGTGCAGGCAGAAGTCGGAAACGAAGGCGCGCTGGCACTTTACCGCAACGCCGGATTCCGCGAAGTCTACCGCTATATCTACCGTGGACCGGCCAAACCATGACACAATCGACCTCCCGCAAGATCGTCCTCGTCGCTGCTTGCGCCCTCATTGATGCAGACGGTCGCATTCTTCTTGCCCAACGGCCGGAGGGAAAGTCGCTCGCCGGACTGTGGGAGTTCCCTGGTGGCAAGGTCGAACCTGGCGAGACGCCGGAAGAGACACTGATCCGAGAATTGCACGAGGAACTCGGCATAACCACCAAGGTTGCATGCCTGGCGCCGCTGACTTTTGCGAGCCACAGCTACGATGACTTCCACCTGCTGATGCCGCTCTACGTCTGTCGCCGATATGAGGGCACTGCGCACGGCCGTGAGGGGCAGGCTCTGAAATGGGTCAAGCCGAAGATGCTGCGGGACTACCCCATGCCGCCGGCCGATGAGCCGCTGATCCCCTATCTGATGGATTTGTTGTGATTTTGCATCGCGTCGGGATCTTTATTTCCCTTCGTTAATCCATCGTTTATCTCCGTCGTCCAAATAATAGCCCTGCTATTGCGCGACCGCATATGCGGAAACGTCCTGGCACTTTTGAACCGGCGCATGGCTTTTTCCGTTATCCGGGTACCCGACAACGGGGCGTGCGTCAGTGTAAAGGTCCATAGAGAGTTACGGAAATGCGGGACGACGAATTCTGGCAAGCAGTTCAAGACAAGGAACTGACGACGGTTTCCGGCAACGGCCGCACTGGTGTTCTCAACCTTGCGCTTTTGTTCGGTACGGCGGCGATTGCACTCGCGCTGGTGCTGACGCCGGTCCTTTCGTCCAAGACGAATACGCGCATCATGGCGCAGACGCCGGATGAGTTCGACATGATCTCGACCGGGTCGGTGCCGAAGCGTGGTGAAGGCAAGCGTTACACGGTCCGCAGGAGCGTGCTGCAAGAAATGCCCGGTGCGGTCTGCATCGTTGATGGAAACGGTGTCTCGAGCGGCTGCTGAAGAGCAACCAGCACGCGCGACCGCCGCAATCTCTGGTGTTCAGGTAAGCGAGGTCGTAATGCGTCAGTTCAAAGCTCTGATCCTGGGCCGAAGCGGTGCGACCGCGGTCGAATACGGCCTGATCGCGGCCCTCATCTCCGTCGGCCTGATCGGCGGACTGGGCGCCTTTGGCGAACAGTTGCAGATTGTCTTCGAGACCATTCGGGATGCCGTGGCAAACGCGGGCTGAGCGAACTCAATTAGCCGAAATCCTTTGACTTGAGCGCGTCGGCGAGCCGTACCTTTGCCGAACCCGGCTTCAGCGGTTTCTGCTGGCTCTCATGCGGAGCCCAGCCGGACAGGTAGACAATCGAAAATGTCGCGCGGACCCGTCCGTCGGGATCGGAATAGCGCTCGGCGTAGAGTTCGGCGGCCCGCATGAAGAAGGCGCGCGACAAAGGCTTGCGGCTGCGGGCGGCAAGCGGGTTGGCCATTCCCATGGCGCGCAGGTCGCGCATCAGCGGAAATATCGAGTCGTACCGGACGGTGTAGGTCTCCTTGTCTGTGACGGGAAGCGCAAAGCCGGCGCGCTGAAGAAGGGCACCGATATCGCGAATGTCAGCGAAGGGAATGACGCGAGGGCTTGCGCCGCCGGTCATCTCGGCCTCTGTCTGCAACAACACCTCGCGCAGTTCCTGCAACGTATCGGCGCCCGGGATGGCGGCGAGAAAGAGCCCATCGGGCTTGAGGGCGCGGCGAATCTGCACGAAGACGCCGGGTGTGTCATTGGTGAGATGCAATGAC
The Rhizobium sp. ARZ01 genome window above contains:
- the mutT gene encoding 8-oxo-dGTP diphosphatase MutT, with protein sequence MTQSTSRKIVLVAACALIDADGRILLAQRPEGKSLAGLWEFPGGKVEPGETPEETLIRELHEELGITTKVACLAPLTFASHSYDDFHLLMPLYVCRRYEGTAHGREGQALKWVKPKMLRDYPMPPADEPLIPYLMDLL
- a CDS encoding Flp family type IVb pilin; this translates as MRQFKALILGRSGATAVEYGLIAALISVGLIGGLGAFGEQLQIVFETIRDAVANAG
- a CDS encoding methyltransferase domain-containing protein, producing MEAIFDQALVEQNRLRTLNAATAPADFLLKLAADELSERLGVIERRFDEAVEIHGYTGIVAEALQRTGKIGHISRIETDPTFAKAGDTFMSAPFERLPLEPASINLAVSPLSLHLTNDTPGVFVQIRRALKPDGLFLAAIPGADTLQELREVLLQTEAEMTGGASPRVIPFADIRDIGALLQRAGFALPVTDKETYTVRYDSIFPLMRDLRAMGMANPLAARSRKPLSRAFFMRAAELYAERYSDPDGRVRATFSIVYLSGWAPHESQQKPLKPGSAKVRLADALKSKDFG